Within the bacterium genome, the region CGATCCCGCTGCGATGCAGACCCGCGCCAGGCGCCGCGGGGACGAATGGGAACTGACGGGCTCCAAGATGTGGATCACCAGCGGGTCGCTCGCGGACGTGGCGGTGGTCTGGGCCAAGGACGACGGTGGCGAGATCCTGGGGTTCCTCGTTGAGCGGGGCACGCCCGGCTTCTCGGCGCACGAGTTGAAGACAAAGGCCAGCATGCGCGCGTCCGATACCTCTGAGCTGGTGCTCGACGGCGTGCGCCTGGGCGACGACGCCCGCCTGCCCGATGCAAAGGGCCTGAAGGCGCCGCTCTCCTGCCTGACCCAGGCGCGCTACGGAATCGCGTGGGGCGCCGTGGGAGCGGCCACGGCCTGCTTCGAGGAGGCTCTGGGCTACGCGCGAGATCGCATCGCGTTCGGCCGGCCGATCGCCGCGACGCAGATCATCCAGGCACGGCTGGCGGACATGCTTACCGAGTTAACCAAGGCGCAGCTCCTTGTCTACCGCCTGGGACAGCTCAAGGATCAGGGGCTGATGCGGCACACGCAGGTCTCGCTGGCCAAGCGCAACAACGTCCGCGTGGCGCTTGAGATCGCGCGCGCCGCCCGCTCGATCCTCGGCGCGTACGGCATCACGCTCGAATACCAC harbors:
- a CDS encoding acyl-CoA dehydrogenase family protein yields the protein MLDGLLSDDERLVRDTVRRFVDREVLPHIGGWWLRGEFPQHLVKELGDLGVLGANLPSEYGAAGINNVAYGLILQELERGDSGLRSFASVQGSLVMYPIYAYGSEAQRRHWLPRLAHGEAIGCFGLTEPSAGSDPAAMQTRARRRGDEWELTGSKMWITSGSLADVAVVWAKDDGGEILGFLVERGTPGFSAHELKTKASMRASDTSELVLDGVRLGDDARLPDAKGLKAPLSCLTQARYGIAWGAVGAATACFEEALGYARDRIAFGRPIAATQIIQARLADMLTELTKAQLLVYRLGQLKDQGLMRHTQVSLAKRNNVRVALEIARAARSILGAYGITLEYHAMRHSANLESVDTYEGTYDIHTLILGRDLTGFNAFG